The Anaeromicrobium sediminis genome includes a region encoding these proteins:
- a CDS encoding BCCT family transporter, translated as MNNIDLSKKLHNRNFTKYGLDMNLFVSIVSAVLVLGFIVFTIAKPNESAEVFNGIKDYINTKYNWFFVFTINFALIFTIYLSFSKFGKVKLGGPKAKPEFSNFAWYSMLFSAGIGIGIFFFGVAEPIYHMQSLPKALSGDNPITDAFKIMYLHWGFNAWAVYSIVAIALGYFAYNKNLPLSLRSLFYPILKEKIFGIWGDIVDTLAVLSVLFGLATSLGLGAQQINSGLNYIFGIPISYQVQIILIVCITFIATLSVVSGISKGVKLLSEANFYITGIFLFGILVLGPTSFILSTYSNSLGSYISDFVNISLFIGMDKADIAWQGGWTIFYWAWWIAWTPFVGMFIARISKGRTIREIGIGTIFCSSLVIFFAMTILGATAVFLNGVNDGVIVKAVNTNISTALFEMIANFVSSKALQGIISFVGMVAIILFFVTSSDSGSLVVDNLTSGGKLDSPKTQRVFWAVMEGLIAASVLVLGGTKALNTLQGAVIITGLPFGVLVLIMCYSLFISLKEEMKYYEKYELKKLKTRLNKAELSNAEQS; from the coding sequence ATGAATAATATTGATTTAAGTAAAAAGTTACACAACAGAAATTTCACAAAATATGGATTAGATATGAATTTATTCGTATCTATTGTATCTGCAGTGTTGGTTTTAGGGTTTATTGTATTTACTATAGCTAAGCCAAATGAATCGGCAGAGGTGTTTAATGGAATTAAAGACTATATAAACACTAAATATAATTGGTTCTTTGTATTTACAATTAATTTTGCATTAATATTTACTATATATTTGTCCTTTTCTAAATTTGGTAAGGTTAAATTGGGGGGACCAAAGGCTAAACCTGAGTTTTCTAATTTTGCATGGTACTCTATGCTATTTAGTGCAGGGATTGGAATTGGAATCTTTTTCTTTGGTGTTGCAGAACCTATTTATCATATGCAGTCACTACCAAAGGCTCTTTCAGGAGATAATCCAATTACAGATGCTTTTAAGATTATGTATTTACATTGGGGATTTAATGCGTGGGCTGTATATAGTATAGTTGCCATTGCCCTAGGATATTTTGCATATAATAAAAACTTACCCCTTTCTCTAAGAAGTTTGTTTTATCCTATTTTAAAGGAAAAAATATTTGGAATATGGGGAGATATTGTTGATACATTAGCAGTACTATCAGTTTTGTTTGGGTTGGCAACCTCTTTAGGTCTAGGAGCTCAGCAAATTAATTCAGGACTAAATTATATTTTTGGAATACCTATAAGTTACCAAGTGCAAATTATATTGATTGTTTGTATTACATTTATTGCAACTTTATCTGTAGTGAGCGGTATTTCAAAGGGAGTTAAATTACTTAGTGAAGCTAACTTTTATATAACAGGTATATTTTTATTTGGAATTCTAGTATTAGGGCCTACCTCTTTTATATTATCAACATACTCTAATAGTCTTGGCTCTTATATATCGGATTTTGTTAATATTTCACTTTTTATAGGAATGGATAAGGCTGATATAGCATGGCAAGGTGGTTGGACTATATTTTACTGGGCTTGGTGGATTGCATGGACTCCATTTGTAGGTATGTTTATTGCAAGGATATCTAAAGGTAGAACCATTAGAGAAATAGGAATAGGAACTATTTTCTGTTCTTCCCTTGTTATCTTCTTTGCTATGACAATTTTAGGCGCTACAGCTGTTTTTCTTAATGGTGTAAATGATGGTGTCATAGTGAAAGCAGTTAATACAAATATTTCTACGGCCTTATTTGAAATGATTGCAAATTTTGTAAGCTCAAAGGCTTTACAAGGAATCATATCATTTGTAGGAATGGTTGCTATTATACTTTTCTTTGTTACAAGTAGTGATTCAGGTTCTTTAGTGGTAGATAATTTAACTAGTGGAGGAAAATTAGATTCTCCTAAAACACAAAGAGTATTTTGGGCAGTAATGGAAGGTCTTATTGCAGCTTCCGTTTTAGTACTAGGTGGAACGAAAGCATTGAATACATTACAAGGGGCCGTTATAATTACTGGGTTACCCTTTGGTGTTCTAGTATTAATTATGTGCTATTCACTGTTTATATCATTAAAAGAAGAAATGAAGTATTATGAGAAATATGAATTGAAAAAATTAAAAACAAGACTAAATAAGGCGGAATTAAGCAATGCAGAACAGAGTTAA
- the bioC gene encoding malonyl-ACP O-methyltransferase BioC, with translation MINKDKLKRRFSRGAREYDKYANVQKIMGDKLVNLIDNKKVHSILEIGCGTGYVTKKLVNDFPNGSITALDLAPGMIEYAQERVNSNKVNFICGDIESMDLEGKYDLIISNATFQWFNNLKETVDKLHDLLTPHGIILFSTFGEETFFELKETFLKASTELKIDPILPSQSFFSKEGLEKELNRNLQIVESNEVEYFNDCNEFFLSIKKIGANNSSSNRKKPNPTFIQKVMDIYNEDYRVDDKVKTTYHVIWAKLNK, from the coding sequence ATGATTAATAAGGATAAATTAAAGAGAAGATTTTCTAGAGGAGCTAGGGAATACGACAAATATGCAAATGTACAAAAGATCATGGGCGATAAATTAGTAAATCTAATAGATAACAAGAAGGTTCACTCTATTTTAGAAATTGGCTGTGGTACTGGATATGTTACTAAAAAGCTAGTTAATGATTTTCCTAATGGATCTATTACAGCCCTAGATTTAGCTCCTGGCATGATAGAATATGCACAGGAAAGAGTAAACTCTAATAAAGTAAATTTCATATGCGGTGATATTGAGTCTATGGATTTAGAAGGTAAATACGATTTAATAATCTCTAATGCCACCTTTCAATGGTTTAATAATTTAAAAGAAACGGTAGATAAATTACATGACCTATTAACTCCCCATGGAATAATACTATTTTCTACCTTTGGAGAAGAAACCTTCTTTGAATTAAAGGAAACTTTCTTAAAGGCTAGTACTGAATTAAAAATAGACCCCATATTACCAAGTCAGAGCTTCTTTTCTAAAGAGGGATTAGAAAAGGAACTAAATAGAAATCTACAAATAGTAGAGTCCAATGAAGTGGAATATTTTAATGATTGTAATGAATTTTTCTTGTCCATAAAAAAGATTGGAGCCAATAATAGCTCTTCTAATAGAAAAAAGCCTAACCCTACTTTTATACAGAAGGTTATGGACATATATAACGAAGACTATCGAGTAGATGATAAAGTAAAGACCACATATCATGTTATATGGGCTAAGTTAAATAAGTAA
- a CDS encoding alpha/beta fold hydrolase → MKKDLLILSGWASNEILFHNLIHLLSKDYNVTLMDWNHIKDISFIEKSAMDFFKAKDKVHIIGWSLGSLVALKLLMCSPNKIDKFTLISGFSRFTSSTDYKIGWSKRIVKNMIKEMDNDHTIILKQFYENMFSPSEHEFYNIFLKNINILNFHRESLHLGLEYLMDRDFREGLSKIKHHVTLIHGTDDLIAPITSSFYLNDHIKCSTLYALKNAGHAPFYTNPVEVFKIIKEEDDND, encoded by the coding sequence ATGAAAAAAGATTTATTAATATTATCTGGCTGGGCATCTAATGAAATACTATTTCATAATTTAATTCATTTACTTAGTAAGGACTACAATGTAACCTTAATGGACTGGAATCATATAAAAGATATATCTTTTATAGAAAAGTCAGCTATGGATTTTTTTAAGGCTAAGGATAAAGTACATATAATAGGTTGGTCTTTAGGAAGTTTAGTGGCTCTAAAGCTATTAATGTGTAGTCCTAATAAAATAGATAAGTTCACACTTATTAGCGGTTTTAGTAGATTTACATCTTCTACAGATTATAAAATAGGTTGGAGCAAACGTATCGTAAAGAACATGATAAAGGAAATGGACAATGATCACACCATTATATTGAAGCAGTTTTATGAAAATATGTTTTCTCCTAGTGAACATGAATTTTATAATATATTCTTAAAAAATATAAATATTTTAAATTTTCATAGGGAATCTCTACATTTAGGATTAGAATATTTGATGGATAGGGATTTTAGAGAAGGTTTAAGTAAAATAAAGCATCATGTGACTTTAATTCACGGTACTGATGATTTAATAGCGCCTATTACTTCTTCGTTTTACCTAAATGACCATATAAAATGTTCCACCCTATACGCCTTAAAAAATGCAGGGCACGCACCCTTTTATACAAATCCAGTGGAAGTTTTTAAAATAATTAAAGAGGAAGATGACAATGATTAA